From Phoenix dactylifera cultivar Barhee BC4 unplaced genomic scaffold, palm_55x_up_171113_PBpolish2nd_filt_p 000873F, whole genome shotgun sequence:
tttattttttatttttttttattattttggccCCTTCTTTAAGTTGGTTGTTATTGTTTCTCTCTATCTGCCTGCCAACTACCACTATCAAGCTTGTTTAGTTGCGTGGTGCTTGTTTAGGTTCACTTCAAAGCTCTCTTATTCGATAGGAGGACCACGAGATGATAAGCCACCGATTTGCTCAGGACTTGGTAGTACCAAGAAGAGCCCCATGCACATACTCCTAAATATAACAGATCTATTCAAAATAGAATCATCCATTTGGTTTCTAAATTAACATCATGGAGTAAGCTTACATGATTTATTTGATCCCACGCTCACGTCAAGTTGGAGGAAAATAAACTGCttctattataatattataacaaCAAAAGTAAGTAATCATTTCCTTGTACGAGGATAGTGAtatattgtttttctttttgaggttcttgagcATAGCACCCTGTATGGATGGTACTATATGTAAAACTTTAGAATAGCAATGTTCATATGTGACATCTCTTTGCAAGCAAACTAAACTAAGCCTACAGGGCTAGATTCAGCAACATTTGTCACTAGGATAAGACCACTTGGAGAATAAATCTTAACAAGCTTGCTTTAACTTCATGTTTTGGCATCTCTTCATACCCGGGACAAACAAAACTGCGTACCAAATTATACAAGCTCAAAGGAGAAAGGAGCAAAAGTCATCACTTAGAAACGGAAAATGCTTCGGGGTTCATTGGATTCACAACTGCTGATTTAATAACTCCACAATCAACAAACTTGCTTTTAAGAATGGCCACAGGTTGAGTATCCACAAATTTTGCCCTATTTGTACCGAACCTGTGAGGATCCAtgtgggcgtgtatttagtcccatatcggttattcgctaggtagattttgggtatttatacaggatcaaggaactcaaataatacctttcggctagccattttgggtgaggtcttaagttgttacaaatggtattagagcggacccggcccataacccatgtgaactaggggacactgccccatggatccattggggctgatcacgggccaatcatggtgtttgtgattagatttgaataaatttgaacccttagcctgacgatgacgtcagggcttgaacggggggagtatgtgaggatctgtgcgggtatgcgtttagtcccacatcgattatttgctgggtagatcttgggtacttatacaggatcaagtaacccaaataataccttccaactagctattttgggtgaggtcctaggttgttacagaacccatttaaaaatattCCACCATCCGAACCGTTCCAAAGCCAATTAAAAATTTGCCCAAAAATTTTGAACTTGTCCCATCAAAAAACGGTAATTCCATTGGGAATCCGAACCCGCTCGATTAATCTTTATTCGAGTCAAGTTATTCAGGTTGGATCGGGcaccccaaaaaaataaaaataaaagagggGTAGGGGGATAATATCAACTAAAACTGAGTATAaataatttggcaaacaatctaaatAAAATGATTTTTATAGCTTATAGTTAAAGATAGAATTTAGATGTCTTTGAGGTTTGGGGTTCAAGTCCCCtcacaatatatatttttataaaattttataaaatttttatatgtatgtgtatgtatgtatgtatgtatgtatgtataatatATGTTGGGTTAGGCCAGCAAGAAGATTGGGACTAAGGAGACAAACAATGAAATTAAAGAAAGCATAGTCTGACATAACTGAATGGAACACCAACCAATGAGTGAGTAGGAGCTTTTCAACAAGTATTGCTTATACTCCTAGATCTTCACCGCGGCACCTCCACCACTATAGTGTAAGCTGGGAGCAACTCCAAAAATTCCGGGTGATATCCAATCCCTTCGCCTCTCGGAAGCGAGAAAGAGAGCAGCAAGCGTGGGCTTCAATAGTGCATTTTGAGGCGCTAacgcttatatatatatatatatatataactcaaTTTAGAAAAGAAACAGCGAGTTTCATTTCTGTTATAACTTGTTGCAGTAGCTGATCTACAGTAATCTAGTTCCATTCAAATCGAAGTTATTTAGATCAGACTTAGGTTACAACTGCAATTGCAGTTGCTGTTTAGATATTTTGGTGCTTGTCCAGGAGAGAAACAAAGAGCTCGCTTGTTGTGCTATAGAGGATGTGCTGACCTATTTGTTGTTGAGAATTCTTTGATTGCACTCAAGCCAATGGCACCAGAATTCTTTGATTGAACCCTGGGTCTTCATAAAAGTGGACGATTGTTGCGGAGTTCTCGCAGGAGATCCTATGATGCTCCCTGCATTTAGGAGGAGTGGAGTCTGTGTGGAAAGGAAATCTTATGTCAATAGGAGAACTACCGCATGGTGGATTCGGTGGGCATGGACAAGAAAACCAGCATGGATGGCTGATGTAAATCGTGAACATTTTTTCTTACTTGGGTGGCAGATTTAAAAAGACAAGGCGAGCATCGTAGAAATTTCGGCTcttcttttgaaaaattcttCATGTTTGATAAGGAAAGATCAACGGAAACCCTGCAGGTTTCTGGTCAACAGAAGACTTGGAAAATAACAAAATCTTTCACGGCAATTGAGAAGATTTTTCCTTTTGAGAAGAGGTGATTTGTTGGTTTAGGCGTACTCCTTTTGACTGGAGTGCTATCTGTTAAGATTTTTCGTTCTAACTGCTATCTAACTGAAGATTTGTATTTTTGTTGGCATTGTTGCAGTCCATTTAATCTAAGATATAGcctgattctaatggaaaaatTCTCGTTTCTATGCGAGAGCATTGTTGGCTTTTCCCTTTCTGCTTACAAATCGAGGTTTCGAGGGTTTGAGTCTTGGAGTAGTGGCATCTCTCAAAAGTCCACCCCAAATATGGGTAAAAATTCCTTTAAGGTGAAAATCCCTCAtagtctaattaaaaataaaagctcTTATCTTGGAtgtagtttatttttttttattaatttttttttaagaagtaAGATGGTGAAATCCCATCCAAAATCAAAATAGGCTCTAACtggtttttaaaaaatattaaatataaataattaaatattataataatctaCAATACATCTATTATCCTATTCAGTTCACATATCAATAGAAATTGTCAACCGGCAAGGCAGAGGAGTGTCTGCTTCCACATGCACTTTCCCCTTTCCTCGAACCTTCTCGCCATGAATCTCCTTCCTCTGAGCGTAATCCTTCAATTCTTCGTCCGACTCTGGAACGACTATGGGCAGCCCATTCTAGATGCTGCTGATGTTGCAGGGAAGGTGATAGCTCTCGCGGAAGCTATAATCCCGCACATCAGAGATCTCAGTGGAGAAAATGTGACAGCTCTAACCGAGGCCATGGATAAATTGAAAGCTACGAGGGCTGGCATCCTGGAAGATATCAACATCGCCGAGAGAGAAAGGAGCAAGCGCACTCCGGAAGTCGACGACTGGCTCAAGAGGGTGGAAGCGGAAGCAGGTGAAGCGGCCAAAATGGAAGAAGCCTgccggaagaggaagagggtgtTGGGAGTCCCCCTCAACTGGCTCTGTAGCTATAAAGACGGCGAGAGAGCTACGAAGAAGGCTAAGGTGGTGGAGGAGCTGCAAACTGAAGCACGTTCTATCGTCGTCGCGAGGAGGTTGCCGCCGGCGTCGGTCCAGGAGATGCCTCCAATTCCCGGGTTGGTAGCAATTGAGTCAACTGTGAACAAAGTCCTGCTCCACCTCGATGATGATAGCGTGGGAATCATCGCGATTAGGGGCATGGGAGGGGTCGGAAAAACCACTCTCCTGAGCCGCGTCAACAACAGTTTCCTCCTCGGCAGCGACAGGAGCTCGGCGTTCGGCCATGTGATATGGACGGTGGCTTCCAAGGAGTGTACTCTGGAGAAGCTTCAGAAGGGAATAGCCCAGAAATTGGGACTGAATCTGGAGGCCCACGGACAGCCAGCGAACACGGTCCTCTTCGAGTACCTCAAGAGCAAGAACTTCCTGCTGCTGCTGGATGACCTGTGGAGAGGCTTCGAGCTGGAGGATGTGGGGATCCCGCGTCCCGGCACCGGAGGGAATCAATATAAGCGCAAAGTCATACTCACCACCAGATTGCAGGACGTGTGCAGCAAAATGAGCGCCGACGTCCAGATTGAGATGAACTGCTTGGGGCAGCCAGAGGCGCTGGATCTGTTCAAATTTCATGTCGGTGATCAGACCCTCGGCTCTCACCCTGACATACCTGATCTTGCAGGAGAGGTTGCGAAGGAGTGCAGAGGCTTGCCGCTTGCCCTCAAGACCATAGGAAGGGCCATGCGCGACCGGAGGGAACCAGTATACTGGAGGCACGTAATCGAGTTGCTGAAGGACTCTAAGCATGCTGAGATCCAGGAAATGGAGATCCTACTAGAGGAGGGTGAAGAAAGAGATTTGTTTCGCGTGTTAAAGCTCAGCTATGATAGCTTGCGCGATGACCGGACGAGGCAATGCTTCTTGTCCTGTTGCTTGTGGCCCGAAGACTATTTAATTAGGAAAGATGAACTTATAGACTGCTGGATGGGTCTAGGCTTAATTGATGTATCATATGGGAACTTGTGCTGGGGTCTCGAACACATTAGAATCCTGGAAGGAGTTTGCTTGCTGGAGCCTGGTGAATATGAAGGGACGGTGAGAATGCATGATGTTATTCGAGACTTAGCACTATGGATCGCTTCCGACTGCgggcagaaaaagaataaatttgtTGGTTCAAGCTGGTGTTGGTCTGAAGAAAGCAATAGATGTGAAACAGAAATGGGTTGAAGCAGAAGCAACAGAAAGAATATCGCTAATGAATAATTATATAGCAGAATTGCCCCAATACCTTCCTGATCGCCCGAGTCTCAAAGTCTTGATGCTCCAGAGGAATTGGTCTCTCAAATGGATCCCACCTAACCTTTTCCAATGCATGCCTGCTCTAACTTACCTAGATCTATCCAATACCGAGTTGGAGGATTTACCGAAAGAGATTGGCAGACTAGTTCAGTTGCAGTATCTTAATTTATCCTCTACATATATCGAAGCATTGCCGAAGGAGCTGGCATGTCTTAAAGAGATGAAGTACTTGCTACTGAGCTTTGTACGTTCTTCTCCCTTGAGAATACCTCGTGGTGCGATATCAAATCTTTCTAAACTGCGGCTGCTTGATCTCTATGGAACCGAGTATGAAGTCTGGCAAGTTGAAGGTGGCAGAGGTCATGGTAATGAAGAGAATACAGCAAGTTTGGAAGAGCTGGAAGAACTGAACTCAAAGGTGATGTCGTCGACAACTCTTCAAATTACGGTAAATGCAGTGCCGGCCCTCAAAATGCTCTCCAGGTTTGACAACGTAGTTACCCGGCAACTCCACATAACGAGGATGAGCAGCTCGGCATCCATCCAGTTGACACCATCCATCGTCAAAGCCCAACTTGGAAGCCTCAAAATATTGAAGAGCCTGCAGAGCCTGACAATCGAAAACAATGAGTCCTTGGTGGAGCTGGAGGTGGATGGCGAGGATCGGGATCATGACATGGATTGGCGACTTCCAGATCTTGCCTATCTCGAACTCCTGAACCTCAAAAAATTAAAGGTGGTAAATTGGACGAGCGTATCGATCTCAAATTTCCTTCCGCAGCTGCAGTCTGTGACGATTTTAGAGTGCCTTGAGTTAGAGAATGCTAATTGGGTTCTGCTGCTCCCACGACTTGAGAATTTAAACATAGAAATCTGCTGGAAAATGCAGCGAGTGATCGATGATTCAGTAGGTAACCATGTTGGCTATAACTCGGCACCTGCCTTTCGTTGTCTTAGGGAAATGAAACTTTCTCAATTAGGGAGCTTGACTAGCATATGTAACGACGCAATCAGTTTCCCTTCTCTGGAAATCATTGAAATTCATTATTGTCACAAGCTGAAGCAGCTGCCTGTCAAGATCATGGGGAGCACCTTACGGGAGATACGCGGTGCTaaagcaggggcggcccaatgtatttggaggcctaaggcgaacttacTAAAGGAGgccttttttagaaaaataaaaaaatttaataagtgtaaaatacttttaaaaatttatttaaaaatatgcgGAATGTCAGATGCCCGTTAAACCTACAAATACTTTTAACAACCAACAAAATCCAAGTTAAGAAACCATACAAATATCACTTATACAGCAGGTTCTCCGTCTTCCGAATCAATAATAATGCAACCATGCGTATGTGTTTGTGTGCTATATTTATACTCAAAGGGAAACATTTTGTAGTTTTTTCGCTGAATAATACTAGCTTGATTTGGATCGCTTGTTATTGAAGATGTAAAGCTGGACACTATTAGTCTGATGAGAGTCTCTTCTCATTGTTAATGGATGCAGCATCTATATGTCTATGTTGTGCTCGTGTTTGAAGCAATGGCCACCTTTGTGGGTCAGATCTTTGTGCTCTCCCTCATTGCAATTTTTGGGGCAGCAACTACTGCAATGGTACATTTCAGTATTTTTAGTCTCTCTTTTGACATCTTGTAGTATCCCTGCAGCTGATTTTAGAAACATGATTCACATTTTAAGTCTTTCCTGTGTTCATGTTTTGTTAGGTAACTACAGCGAGGAaggcagtcacactactgctaTCTTATCTGATAATTCACAAAGTCATTGACGGGGCAGCACAGCACCGGGCTTTTACTGATCTCCATGGGGATCATCTTGAAACTTCTTCCAGAATACAAAGACCCTATAATCCTATTCCTCGTAAATTCAAACAGCAGCGGCAAGGATCtcgagaacaagaagaagaaaagaggccctTGGTTTGAAGTTGTATAGATATTTGCTTTGTGATCTTGTTCTCCGCTTCATTTTAGGAGTGTAATTTCCAGGGGTGGTTGTTTtattgtttat
This genomic window contains:
- the LOC113462704 gene encoding disease resistance protein RPS2-like encodes the protein MNNYIAELPQYLPDRPSLKVLMLQRNWSLKWIPPNLFQCMPALTYLDLSNTELEDLPKEIGRLVQLQYLNLSSTYIEALPKELACLKEMKYLLLSFVRSSPLRIPRGAISNLSKLRLLDLYGTEYEVWQVEGGRGHGNEENTASLEELEELNSKVMSSTTLQITVNAVPALKMLSRFDNVVTRQLHITRMSSSASIQLTPSIVKAQLGSLKILKSLQSLTIENNESLVELEVDGEDRDHDMDWRLPDLAYLELLNLKKLKVVNWTSVSISNFLPQLQSVTILECLELENANWVLLLPRLENLNIEICWKMQRVIDDSVGNHVGYNSAPAFRCLREMKLSQLGSLTSICNDAISFPSLEIIEIHYCHKLKQLPVKIMGSTLREIRGAKEWWQNLQWQDENVKASLLPYFRKWPSN
- the LOC103700137 gene encoding UDP-galactose/UDP-glucose transporter 4-like; this encodes MQHLYVYVVLVFEAMATFVGQIFVLSLIAIFGAATTAMVTTARKAVTLLLSYLIIHKVIDGAAQHRAFTDLHGDHLETSSRIQRPYNPIPRKFKQQRQGSREQEEEKRPLV